DNA from Borreliella garinii:
TACAAGAAGGCAACTTAGGATTAATAAGAGCTGCTGAAAAATATGATCCGAATAAAAACACTAAATTTTCAACTTATGCATCATTTTGGATCAAGCAATCGCTACAAAGAGCATTAAATACTAAAACTAGATTGGTAAAAGTCCCATACAGAAAAGAAAATCTAATACTACAAATAAACAAATATTTAACAGAAGAAGAAAAATCGCCCAAAAAAGAAGAAATAATGAAAAGATTTAATCTATCTCCTGCTCAGTATATAAAAATTATTCCTTATCTTGAAAAAGAATATTCGCTAGATAAAGAAATAGAGGGATCTGAAAATTCAACACTCTTGAATCTATACGAGGACAATTCTTTTAACCCTGAAATTACTCTTGAACAAGACTCAACTATAAAACATTTGAATTATGTACTTGAAACAAAATTAAATGAAAAGGAAAGATATATAATTAAAAAAAGATATAACCTAGACAATAATCCTAAAAAAAGCACCTTAAAAGACATTTCAACAGAACTTGGGATATCATCAGAAACTGTAAGACAAATTGAAAAAAGAGTTCTTAAAAAACTAAAAGAAGAGATAAATTAACATTGACATTCATGGCATGTTCTGATCTACTTTTAAGTCAGTGGTCATGAATGTTTATATTTTATATTAAAAAAAACAAATTTATTATTGTAATTTTTATTATTATTGCTATTGCAATAACTCAAGCATTTGCAAGTTTTTTATATTTTAACGACAATTTAAAGGTTGTAAATGCACCACTTAAAGATAGGCTTCAAAAAACACAAAAAGACAGCTTAATAATAAATAACAAAGAAAATAAAAAATCCAGAATAAAGCCCAAGTTTTACTTAATCATCGATGACGTAGGTTATGATGAATTTATGTTAGAACAATTTATAAAACTTAATTTTGAAATAAATTATGCCATTATTCCATTTCTACCAAAATCAATGAATTTATACAAAAAGCTAAAAAATAATAACAAAACAATAATAATACATTTCCCAATGCAATCAAAACATAGAAACTCAATAGAAAAATTTCATATAAACATAAAAGATAAAAAGGAAGAAATACACAAAAAAATCGAAAAAACATTTAAAATGTATCCTGATGCAAAAATAATGAATAATCACATGGGTAGCTTAATAACTTCAAATAAAGATTTAATGAAAATCATTTTAATAAAGCTTAAAGAGATTGATAGATATTTTTTCGACAGCGTAACTATTGCAGGAAGCGTACCAGAAATAATAGGTAAAGAAATTGGAGTTAGAGTAGAAAAAAGAGATGTATTTCTTGATAACAAAGACACAGAAGAGTCCGTACTCAAGGAACTTGAAAAAGCAAAAAATATTGCTAGAAAACATGGAATAGTAAAAGTAATCGGACATATTTGGTCTAAAAACACACTAAAAGTCCTAGAAAAAGAAGGACCTAATTTAAACCAGGAATTTAAATTTGACAACTTATTAAATCTTTACGAGGAAACAATCAGATGAAAGTACTTGGAATAGAAACCTCTTGTGACGACTGTTGCATAGCTGTAGTAGAAAACGGCATTCGTATTTTAAGCAATATAAAATTAAATCAAAAAGAACATAAAAAATATTACGGAGTAGTACCCGAAATTGCCTCAAGACTTCATACTGAAGCTATTATGTCTGTTTGTATAGACGCACTAAAAAAGGCAAATACTAAAATATCTGAAATTGACTTAATAGCTGTAACATCTAGACCTGGACTTATTGGATCTTTAATAGTTGGATTAAACTTTGCCAAAGGTTTGGCAATTTCATTAAAAAAACCTATTATTTGCATTGACCACATCTTAGCCCATCTTTACGCTCCTTTAATGAGCTCAAAAATAGAATATCCATTTATATCATTATTATTAAGCGGTGGACATACATTGATTGCTAAACAAAAAAATTTCGATGATGTTGAAATACTTGGAAAAACTCTAGATGATTCTTGTGGGGAAGCTTTTGACAAAGTAGCAAAGCATTATAATATGGGATTTCCAGGAGGTCCAAACATCGAACAAATATCTAAAAATGGAGATGAAAACACATTTAAATTTCCAGTTACCACCTTTAGAAAAAAAGAAAACTGGTATGATTTTTCATACTCTGGACTAAAAACAGCCTGCATACATCAACTCGAAAAATTCAAAAGCAAAGATAATCCAACAACAAAAAATAATATAGCTGCAAGCTTCCAAAAAGCTGCCTTTGAAAATCTAATTATCCCACTAAAAAGAGCAATCAAAGATACTCAAATCAACAGATTGGTAATAGCAGGCGGTGTTGCAAGCAATTTATACTTAAGAGAAAAAATAAATAAATTAAAAATACAAACTTACTACCCTCCTCTTGATCTTTGCACAGATAATGGAGCAATGATTGCGGGGCTTGGATTTAATATGTATTTAAAATACGGAGAAAGTCCAATCGAAACTGATGCAAATTCAAGAATAGAAAATTATAAAAACCAATACAAGGGAAGAAAATAGTGAAAAGAATTTTAGCAATGCATGATATTTCAAGTATGGGAAGAACATCTCTAACAATATGTATACCGGTAATATCTTCGTTTAATATGCAAGTATGCCCTTTTGTAACAGCTGTCCTTTCTGCTTCTACAGCTTATAAAAAATTTGAAATAGTTGATTTAACTGATCATTTGGAAAAATTTATCAAGATATGGAAAGAGCAAAATGAACATTTTGACATACTCTATACGGGATTTCTAGGAAGCGAAACACAACAAATAACAATAGAAAAAATAATTAAATTAATAAAATTTGAAAAAATTGTAATTGACCCTGTATTTGCTGACAATGGGAAAATTTACTCTATATTTGATAATAAAATAATTAGTGGCTTTAGAAAAATCATAAAGTATGCAAACATAATAACACCCAATATCACAGAACTTGAAATGCTAAGTAAAAGCTCACAACTTAACAACAAAGATGATATTATAAAAGCAATATTAAATCTTGATACAAAAGGAGTAGTAGTTGTTACAAGCGTCAAAAAAGGAGATCTTTTAGGAAACATTTGCTACAATCCTAAAAACAAAGAATACTCAGAGTTTTTTTTAGAAAAATTAGAGCAAAATTTCAGTGGAACGGGAGATTTATTTACTAGTTTGCTTATAGGATACTTGGAAAAATTCGAAATGGAACAGGCCCTGGAAAAAACAACAAAAGCTATTCACTTAATAATAAAAGATTCAATTAAAGAAAATGCTTTAAAAAAAGAAGGGGTTCGGATTGAAAAATTTTTAAAAAATACATTTTGAATTTAAATTTCATTAAATTCAATTTAAAAGATTTAATAGATTTTTTGTACTAAAAAATCTATTAAAAAGCAAATGCTTTATTGTTTTTATGGATAAATAAATATATGTCAAACAAAAAAAGAATATTTTTTACAGGGGGGGGGACTGGAGGCCACGTATTTCCAGGAATATCTATAATACAAAAATTAAAAGAATTGGACAATGAAATTGAATTTTTTTGGATAGGCAAAAAAAAATCTATAGAAGAAAAATTGATAAAAGAACAAAATAATATTAAATTTATTCCGGTTCCATGCGGGAAACTTAGACGTTATTTTTCTTTTCAAAATTTTACTGACTTTTTTAAAGTAATACTTGGAATAATAAAAAGCTTCTACATTTTAAAAAAATATAAACCTCAGATTGTCTATGCAACTGGGGGATTTGTCTCAACTCCTACAATTATTGCATCTAGTTTGTTAAAAATAAAAAGAATAACCCATGAAATGGATTTGGATCCTGGGCTTGCAACAAAAATTAATGCTAAATTCGCAAATAAAATATACACAAGCTTCAAAGAAAGTGAAAAATACTTTAAAAACCATAAAAACATTATTTACACAGGATCTCCTATAAGAAAAGAATTCTTAACTCCAAATCCCAAAATCATCAAACAATTAACTCAAAACACTAACAAACCAATTGTTAGCATACTTGGGGGATCTCTTGGTGCTAATGTTTTAAACAACCTTGCACTCTTTATTAAAAAGGATTCTGAAATCTACTTCATCCATCAATCAGGGAAAAACTTAAATGGCCTGAGAGAAGACAATTACCTGAGAAGACAATTTTTTAACGCAGAAGAAATGGCAAGCATAGTTAAATTTTCCAATATAATAATAAGCAGAGCTGGAGCTGGAGCAATAAAGGAATTTGCAAATGCTTGCACATGTGTAATTTTGATTCCATTTAAAAAAGGCTCTAGAGGAGATCAAATTAAAAATGCAAAATTACTAAAAAATCAAAATGCTTGCATTTATATAGATGAAGATGAAATTTTAAATACAAATATTTTGAAAGTTATAAAAGAAACTTTAAATGATAGAGAAAAAATCAACTCTCTAAAAGAAAACATCAAGAAATTCAACAATAAGCATTCTTCAACTTTAATAGCCAAATTACTAATAGAAGATATTAAGGAGACAAAATCTAAATGATAGTAAACGATCCTATAAAAATAACCGGAATAGTGGACATACTAATAATAATAATTTTCACATCTTTAGGATTTAGAGGATTTTTAAGAGGATTTATTAAAGAAATTAGCGGATTTGCCGAAGTTTTTGTTTTAATAATCCTGCTTTATAAAAAAACTGAAGAGTTTAGAATGTTGGTTAAACCTATTGTTGAGCTGTCCTACATCCAAGCACTTCTTGTATTTTTTCTGCTCATACATATAGGATTTTTAATACTACAATCCTTAATAGAATCAATAATGAGCCAACTTAAATTAGTATTCTTCAACAGAATGCTAGGCTTAGTGCTTGGTCTACTTGAAGCTTTTGGAATAATTGCAATCGTGGTTTACATAATACACTCACAACAAATATTTAAGCCTGAATATTTCCTAAAAGAAAGTAAACTCCTTGATTATTTAAACCCTGGAATAAGCTATCTCTTTAAAATCTCAAAAACAAAATAAGGAACCAATAATGACAATACTTCCAAAGATTGCCAAAGACATAATAAAAGCATATGATCAAAAAATATTACCAAATGCAATTCTTTTACTAGGAGAAAAGTTTTCATCAAAAAAGGTCAGCGCAATTGAGCTTGCAAAAAAAATATTAAACGAAAAAAACTTAACAAACCCTAATTTGCTCATTTTTGCAAATCTCGATACAATAGAAGCAAAAGCGCATCTTTCTACGAATTCGTATAAAATAGTAAATAAATACCTAGAATACATTAAAACTGTAATTTTTACCAAATGTTATTTCAGTAATGAAAAAAATTTGAAAAAAATAGAAAAAAATATCAACTACATTAATTCTGTTTATTATAAAAAAGAATATAATATAAACATAAAAAATGAGCTTATAAAAAATATAGAAAATATAAACAAAGAACTAAATCGTAATATTACTGTTTATGATGTAAAAAAAATTCAAACTTGGATTTTTTCTGAAAAAGAAAAACCAAAGGTAATCTACATAAACGAAATCGAAAACTTATCATTTAATGTACACAACTCACTTTTAAAAATACTAGAAGAGCCTCCTTTAAATATTTACTTTATCTTAGCAGCAAGAAATAAAAACAAAATACCAAAAACAATACTTTCAAGACTTAGAATCTATAATTTCACAAAACCAGAAAAAAGATTGGGAATTCAAATATTCAAAGAAAGCTTTCTAACAAACAAAGACATAACAATTGAGGAGTATTTCGCCTCATTTTACGAAGAAGAAAGCAAAAAAATAAAAAAAGAATTAATAAAAATTTTAAATATAATAAAAGAAAAAAAATCCATATTTAATCTTGAAGAAATCGACTTTATAAAAGATGATCAGAGCTTTAAAATATTTTTAAACGAACTTACAATTAACATTAGAAAAGATTTTTTAGAAAAAAAGATAGATATTAATCAATATCTCAAATACACAGAACATTTGAAAAATATTTATAAATATCGCCCTTATAATCAAAATAAAAAATTAATAATAGAAAACTTGATGCTAAATTACGAGGAGATATGAATAATTTTTTTAAAAAAGCTTTAACAAAACTAAACAAATTATCTAATGAACAAAAAACTAAATTTATTGAACAAATTTACAAAAAAATAGAAATATATGACGGAATATTCGCATCAATTAATGAAGGAATCATTGTCCTTGACAAACAAAACAACATAATCTATTCAAATAAGATTTTATACCAAATTCTAGCTTTAACAGCTAAATCAAAAATAGAAATTCTTGATGATATTCAAATTCCAATCTTAATAAATTTAATAAAAGAAATAGTTAGAACAGAAGATAAAATAATAGGATTAGAAGTCCCAATCTCAAACAATATATATATTAAAATTTCATTTATGCCTTATGTAAAAGAAAAAAAACTTGAAGGCAACATTATTTTGATAGAAGACATTAAAGAGAAAAAAAAGAAAGAGGAAATGTTTAGAAGAGTTGAAGCTTTAGCCTCTTTTACAAGGCATGCAAGAAATATTGCTCATGAAATCAAAAACCCACTTGGAGCAATCGATATAAATTTACAACTGCTAAAAAAGGAAATTAAAAAACAAAAAATAAAAAATGGTAAAGCTGAAAATTATTTCAAAGTAATAAAAGAAGAAATAAACAGAGTAGATAAAATAGTAACAGAATTTTTATTAACTGTAAGACCAATAAAAATTAACTTACAAGAAAAAGATATTAAACAAGTAATAAACAGTGTATATGAATTGTTAAATCCCGAATTAGAAAACAAAAACATAAAACTACTACTTAATTTAAATAAAATAAGCAATATCCTTGTTGATGAGAAACTATTAAAACAAGTTATTATAAATATAGTTAAAAATGCAGAAGAAGCACTGCTTGAAACAAAAAAAGAAATAAAAAAAATAGAAATTTTTCTTTTAGAAAAAGACAATAAAATACATATCAACATAAAAGATAATGGAATCGGAATAAAAGATGAAGTAAAAGAGGAAATATTTAAACCTCAATTTAGCACAAAAGAAAAAGGAAGTGGAATAGGACTTACTATTTCTTATAAAATAATAAAAGAGCTTGGGGGTGAAATTTTTGCAGAAAGCAAAGAAGGTAAAGGTACTATTTTTACAATCACACTTCCTAAACTAAATAAAAAAAATATTTTAATTGAAGGGTATTAAAAATGAGCAAAATACTTGTAGCTGATGATGAAAAGAATATTAGAGAAGGAATTGCTACCTATCTTGAGGATGAAGGATATTTTGTTTTCACGGCTAGCGACGGAGAGGAAGCTCTTGAAACAATTGAAAATGAAAATCTTGATGTAATAATATCTGATCTTAGAATGCCTCAGATATCAGGAGAAAAATTGCTCAAAATAGTTAAAGAAAAAAACTTAAAAATACCTTTTATTATTTTAACGGCCCACGGAACAGTTGATTCTGCTGTAGACGCCATGAGAGAAGGTGCTTACGATTTTTTAACAAAACCCTTAGACCTTGAAAGACTCTTGCTAATAATAAAAAGATCATTAAATAAAAAAGAAAATAACAATGGAGAAAATGTCAATTTAGAAAATATTCTAATAAGAAAAGATTTAAAATACTATGAAAAAATCATAGGAAAATCGCTGTTAATGCAAAAGATTTTTGAACTTGTAATAAAAATAGCAAAATCAAACGCATCTGTTCTTATAACGGGCGAAATCGGTGTTGGAAAAGAGATAATAGCCGATGCTATTTTTGATCTTTCAAATAGAAATGACAAACCATTTATAAAAGTAAATTGCGCTGCACTTTCTGAAAGCATCCTTGAAAGCGAGCTTTTTGGGCATGAAAAAGGAGCATTCACTGGCGCAATTTCCAAAAAAAAAGGCAGATTTGAACTTGCTAACAAAGGTACAATTTTTCTTGATGAGATAGCAGAAATTTCACCTGAAATTCAAGTTAAACTTTTAAGAGTACTACAAAACAAAACATTTGAACGCGTTGGGGGAGAAACTACAATTAAAGTTGACATTAGGCTTCTGGCTGCAACAAACAAGAACCTTGAAGAAGAAATTAAAAAGGGGAAATTTAGAGAAGATTTATTTTATAGATTAAATATCATTAATATAAACATACCGCCTTTAAGAGAGAGAAAAGATGATATATCTAATTTAACAAGCATACTAATAAGAGACGTCGCAAAGGAAAATAATAGACAAGAAAAAACTCTTTCTAATGATGCAATTAAAGCTCTCTATTATTACGATTGGCCAGGAAATATTAGAGAATTAAAAAATGTACTTGAAAGCGCATTAATATTATCAAAAGGAAAGCAAATCACCAAAGAAGATTTACCGGCAAAAATCAAGAATAATGAAAATCTTATATTTAAAATCACACTACCAATAGGAATTAGCCTAAAAGAGGCTGAAAAAGAAATAATAAAACAAACGCTTTTTCATTCCAAAAACAATAAAAGCAAATGCGCCGAAATATTAAAAATAGGAAGAAAAACTTTACATAATAAAATAATCGAATATCAGATTGATCAATAAGATTTATTTCAAATTATTAAATAATAATCAATACAAAAAAATAACATGGCTATAAATTGAATGTATAATTTTGAAACCAAAAAATTTTTTAATGTC
Protein-coding regions in this window:
- the rpoS gene encoding RNA polymerase sigma factor RpoS, which gives rise to MNIFSNEDLNIYLKSVREHKLITHEEEIKLAGQIQRGNAQAKNKMINANLRLVLKIIKRYAGKGLKIEDLIQEGNLGLIRAAEKYDPNKNTKFSTYASFWIKQSLQRALNTKTRLVKVPYRKENLILQINKYLTEEEKSPKKEEIMKRFNLSPAQYIKIIPYLEKEYSLDKEIEGSENSTLLNLYEDNSFNPEITLEQDSTIKHLNYVLETKLNEKERYIIKKRYNLDNNPKKSTLKDISTELGISSETVRQIEKRVLKKLKEEIN
- a CDS encoding divergent polysaccharide deacetylase family protein, with protein sequence MFIFYIKKNKFIIVIFIIIAIAITQAFASFLYFNDNLKVVNAPLKDRLQKTQKDSLIINNKENKKSRIKPKFYLIIDDVGYDEFMLEQFIKLNFEINYAIIPFLPKSMNLYKKLKNNNKTIIIHFPMQSKHRNSIEKFHINIKDKKEEIHKKIEKTFKMYPDAKIMNNHMGSLITSNKDLMKIILIKLKEIDRYFFDSVTIAGSVPEIIGKEIGVRVEKRDVFLDNKDTEESVLKELEKAKNIARKHGIVKVIGHIWSKNTLKVLEKEGPNLNQEFKFDNLLNLYEETIR
- a CDS encoding PfkB family carbohydrate kinase, whose translation is MKRILAMHDISSMGRTSLTICIPVISSFNMQVCPFVTAVLSASTAYKKFEIVDLTDHLEKFIKIWKEQNEHFDILYTGFLGSETQQITIEKIIKLIKFEKIVIDPVFADNGKIYSIFDNKIISGFRKIIKYANIITPNITELEMLSKSSQLNNKDDIIKAILNLDTKGVVVVTSVKKGDLLGNICYNPKNKEYSEFFLEKLEQNFSGTGDLFTSLLIGYLEKFEMEQALEKTTKAIHLIIKDSIKENALKKEGVRIEKFLKNTF
- the murG gene encoding undecaprenyldiphospho-muramoylpentapeptide beta-N-acetylglucosaminyltransferase; translated protein: MSNKKRIFFTGGGTGGHVFPGISIIQKLKELDNEIEFFWIGKKKSIEEKLIKEQNNIKFIPVPCGKLRRYFSFQNFTDFFKVILGIIKSFYILKKYKPQIVYATGGFVSTPTIIASSLLKIKRITHEMDLDPGLATKINAKFANKIYTSFKESEKYFKNHKNIIYTGSPIRKEFLTPNPKIIKQLTQNTNKPIVSILGGSLGANVLNNLALFIKKDSEIYFIHQSGKNLNGLREDNYLRRQFFNAEEMASIVKFSNIIISRAGAGAIKEFANACTCVILIPFKKGSRGDQIKNAKLLKNQNACIYIDEDEILNTNILKVIKETLNDREKINSLKENIKKFNNKHSSTLIAKLLIEDIKETKSK
- a CDS encoding CvpA family protein, which encodes MIVNDPIKITGIVDILIIIIFTSLGFRGFLRGFIKEISGFAEVFVLIILLYKKTEEFRMLVKPIVELSYIQALLVFFLLIHIGFLILQSLIESIMSQLKLVFFNRMLGLVLGLLEAFGIIAIVVYIIHSQQIFKPEYFLKESKLLDYLNPGISYLFKISKTK
- a CDS encoding DNA polymerase III subunit gamma/tau, producing the protein MTILPKIAKDIIKAYDQKILPNAILLLGEKFSSKKVSAIELAKKILNEKNLTNPNLLIFANLDTIEAKAHLSTNSYKIVNKYLEYIKTVIFTKCYFSNEKNLKKIEKNINYINSVYYKKEYNINIKNELIKNIENINKELNRNITVYDVKKIQTWIFSEKEKPKVIYINEIENLSFNVHNSLLKILEEPPLNIYFILAARNKNKIPKTILSRLRIYNFTKPEKRLGIQIFKESFLTNKDITIEEYFASFYEEESKKIKKELIKILNIIKEKKSIFNLEEIDFIKDDQSFKIFLNELTINIRKDFLEKKIDINQYLKYTEHLKNIYKYRPYNQNKKLIIENLMLNYEEI
- a CDS encoding two-component system sensor histidine kinase NtrB, encoding MNNFFKKALTKLNKLSNEQKTKFIEQIYKKIEIYDGIFASINEGIIVLDKQNNIIYSNKILYQILALTAKSKIEILDDIQIPILINLIKEIVRTEDKIIGLEVPISNNIYIKISFMPYVKEKKLEGNIILIEDIKEKKKKEEMFRRVEALASFTRHARNIAHEIKNPLGAIDINLQLLKKEIKKQKIKNGKAENYFKVIKEEINRVDKIVTEFLLTVRPIKINLQEKDIKQVINSVYELLNPELENKNIKLLLNLNKISNILVDEKLLKQVIINIVKNAEEALLETKKEIKKIEIFLLEKDNKIHINIKDNGIGIKDEVKEEIFKPQFSTKEKGSGIGLTISYKIIKELGGEIFAESKEGKGTIFTITLPKLNKKNILIEGY
- a CDS encoding sigma-54-dependent transcriptional regulator, translated to MSKILVADDEKNIREGIATYLEDEGYFVFTASDGEEALETIENENLDVIISDLRMPQISGEKLLKIVKEKNLKIPFIILTAHGTVDSAVDAMREGAYDFLTKPLDLERLLLIIKRSLNKKENNNGENVNLENILIRKDLKYYEKIIGKSLLMQKIFELVIKIAKSNASVLITGEIGVGKEIIADAIFDLSNRNDKPFIKVNCAALSESILESELFGHEKGAFTGAISKKKGRFELANKGTIFLDEIAEISPEIQVKLLRVLQNKTFERVGGETTIKVDIRLLAATNKNLEEEIKKGKFREDLFYRLNIININIPPLRERKDDISNLTSILIRDVAKENNRQEKTLSNDAIKALYYYDWPGNIRELKNVLESALILSKGKQITKEDLPAKIKNNENLIFKITLPIGISLKEAEKEIIKQTLFHSKNNKSKCAEILKIGRKTLHNKIIEYQIDQ